A stretch of the Nitratifractor salsuginis DSM 16511 genome encodes the following:
- the galU gene encoding UTP--glucose-1-phosphate uridylyltransferase GalU produces the protein MIKKCLFPAAGYGTRFLPATKATPKEMLPVLTKPLIQYGVEEAVEAGITTMAIVTGRGKRAIEDHFDISYELEHQIKGTSKEPLLDEIRALINQCTFTYTRQTEMKGLGHAILTGETLIGQESFAVILADDLCYNDGDAPVLKQMVSIYEKYHCSVVAIEEVPADKTDKYGIIAGNLIDGTDDTYRVDDMVEKPNPEDAPSNLAIIGRYILTPDIFDILRNTRPGKGGEIQLTDALLEQAKKGRVIAYKFKGKRFDCGAVDGFVEATNYFYSSFKGC, from the coding sequence GTGATCAAAAAATGTCTATTCCCGGCAGCCGGATATGGAACCCGCTTCCTCCCAGCAACCAAAGCAACGCCAAAAGAGATGCTTCCCGTCCTAACCAAACCGCTCATCCAATATGGTGTAGAGGAAGCGGTTGAGGCCGGTATCACGACGATGGCTATCGTCACAGGTAGAGGCAAACGTGCCATCGAAGATCACTTTGACATCTCTTACGAGTTGGAACACCAGATCAAAGGAACGAGTAAAGAGCCTCTGCTCGATGAGATCCGTGCACTCATCAACCAATGCACCTTCACCTATACCCGACAAACTGAAATGAAAGGTTTGGGACATGCCATCCTCACCGGGGAAACTCTCATAGGTCAAGAATCTTTTGCCGTTATTCTTGCTGATGATCTTTGTTATAACGACGGTGACGCCCCCGTGCTTAAGCAAATGGTGTCTATTTATGAAAAATATCACTGTTCCGTGGTGGCTATAGAGGAGGTACCTGCAGACAAGACAGACAAATACGGTATCATTGCAGGGAATCTCATCGATGGCACAGATGACACGTATAGAGTGGACGATATGGTAGAAAAGCCGAATCCTGAAGATGCTCCAAGCAACCTGGCAATCATCGGACGCTATATCCTCACTCCTGACATTTTCGATATTTTGCGAAACACGCGACCAGGTAAAGGCGGAGAGATCCAGCTCACCGATGCCTTACTTGAGCAAGCAAAAAAGGGAAGAGTCATCGCCTATAAATTCAAAGGCAAACGTTTTGATTGTGGAGCGGTGGATGGATTTGTCGAGGCTACGAATTATTTTTACAGCTCATTTAAGGGCTGCTAA
- the rfbA gene encoding glucose-1-phosphate thymidylyltransferase RfbA, with protein sequence MKGIILAGGSGTRLYPITKGVSKQLVPIYDKPMIYYPLSVLMLAGIREVLIITTPQDQANFKNLLGDGNEIGMRFEYVIQPSPDGLAQAFILGEEFLDGDDACLVLGDNIFYGHGLTKMLATAVKNAEDENKATVFGYYVNDPQRYGVAEFDTNGNVISIEEKPTDPKSNYAVVGLYFYPNDVVKKAKEVKPSERGELEITTLNEMYLKEERLKVELMGRGYAWLDTGTHESLLEASQFIQTIEKRQSLKVSCIEEIAYEMGYISKEQLLKLAQPLKKNQYGQYLIKRANQPRGMGR encoded by the coding sequence ATGAAAGGCATCATACTGGCAGGTGGCTCAGGTACTAGACTCTACCCGATAACAAAAGGGGTCTCCAAACAATTGGTACCGATCTATGACAAACCGATGATCTACTATCCTCTTTCCGTGCTTATGCTTGCCGGAATCAGAGAAGTACTTATCATCACCACACCCCAGGATCAAGCCAACTTCAAAAATCTTCTCGGTGATGGTAATGAGATCGGAATGCGTTTTGAATATGTCATTCAACCAAGTCCGGATGGATTAGCTCAAGCGTTTATATTGGGTGAAGAGTTCCTCGATGGAGATGATGCCTGCCTCGTCCTGGGTGATAACATCTTTTACGGCCATGGACTGACCAAGATGCTTGCTACGGCCGTCAAAAATGCCGAAGATGAGAATAAAGCCACTGTCTTCGGCTATTATGTCAATGATCCTCAGCGTTACGGGGTGGCGGAATTTGATACGAACGGCAACGTCATAAGTATCGAAGAAAAACCGACAGACCCCAAAAGCAATTATGCAGTAGTGGGACTTTACTTTTACCCCAACGACGTGGTAAAAAAAGCCAAAGAGGTCAAACCTTCAGAACGCGGAGAGTTGGAGATTACGACACTCAATGAGATGTACCTCAAAGAAGAGCGTCTCAAAGTGGAGCTCATGGGCCGCGGTTACGCCTGGCTGGATACGGGGACACACGAATCACTGCTGGAAGCGAGCCAATTTATCCAAACGATCGAGAAACGTCAATCTTTAAAAGTTTCGTGCATCGAAGAGATAGCGTATGAAATGGGCTATATCTCCAAAGAACAGCTTTTGAAGCTTGCACAACCGCTGAAAAAGAACCAGTATGGACAATACCTGATCAAGCGGGCCAATCAACCGAGAGGAATGGGCAGATAA
- the rfbC gene encoding dTDP-4-dehydrorhamnose 3,5-epimerase: protein MQFVRTDIPDVIIVEPKIHGDERGYFVETYRADKLEEFLGYKINFCQDNESKSSYGVLRGLHYQLPPHAQTKLVRVIKGKVLDVAVDIRKSSPTFGQYVAVELSEENKKQLLIPRGFAHGFLVLEDDTVFAYKVDSYYSPECDRGIAFDDPEIGIDWRIPHDKLILSAKDKAQPKLSDTDDLFEYGINYYG, encoded by the coding sequence ATGCAATTTGTGAGAACCGATATCCCGGATGTCATCATCGTTGAACCGAAAATCCATGGCGATGAGCGGGGCTACTTTGTAGAAACATACAGAGCGGACAAACTTGAAGAGTTTCTCGGCTATAAAATAAATTTTTGCCAGGACAACGAATCAAAAAGTTCTTATGGGGTCCTTCGCGGATTACATTATCAACTCCCGCCCCACGCACAAACCAAGCTAGTGCGTGTCATCAAAGGAAAAGTCCTTGACGTAGCCGTAGATATCAGAAAAAGCTCACCGACCTTCGGTCAATATGTCGCGGTCGAACTCAGCGAAGAAAACAAAAAGCAACTTCTGATCCCACGTGGCTTTGCACACGGATTTCTCGTGCTTGAAGACGATACTGTCTTCGCTTACAAGGTCGACAGCTATTATTCCCCTGAATGCGACCGGGGCATTGCCTTTGATGACCCCGAGATCGGTATCGATTGGAGGATCCCGCACGACAAGCTCATACTCTCGGCAAAAGACAAGGCACAGCCCAAACTGAGCGATACAGATGATCTCTTCGAATATGGGATTAATTACTATGGCTAA
- the rfbD gene encoding dTDP-4-dehydrorhamnose reductase produces the protein MANVLVTGANGQLGSEIRELSSLFPYIYFFTDQNILDITDKEQITQFVKSNSIDTIINCAAYTAVDKAEEDKINADKVNHLAVRYLAEIAKEEDIKLLHISTDYVFDGKNYTPYTEEDRTNPNGVYGATKLAGEEAMRDINPKNSIIIRTSWVYSGYGANFVKTMLRLGKEKKDLGVIFDQVGSPTYAKDLAKTILSILPNIENEKVEIYHYSNEGVVSWYDFAKEIMRMAKLDCTIKPIETKEYPTPAMRPHYSVLNKSKIKKEFGLTIPYWKDSLDECLKTMGERK, from the coding sequence ATGGCTAACGTTTTAGTCACCGGTGCCAACGGTCAACTCGGTTCGGAAATAAGGGAACTTTCATCTCTCTTCCCCTACATATATTTTTTTACGGATCAAAATATCCTGGACATTACCGATAAAGAGCAGATCACGCAATTTGTAAAAAGCAACTCTATCGACACCATCATCAATTGTGCAGCCTATACCGCCGTCGATAAGGCGGAAGAGGATAAAATTAACGCCGACAAGGTCAACCATTTGGCCGTTCGCTATTTGGCGGAGATTGCAAAGGAAGAAGATATCAAACTGCTTCACATCTCCACGGATTATGTCTTCGACGGGAAAAACTACACGCCCTATACTGAAGAGGACAGAACGAACCCCAATGGAGTCTATGGAGCCACGAAGCTTGCAGGCGAAGAAGCTATGCGTGATATCAATCCCAAAAACTCCATTATCATCAGGACATCGTGGGTCTATTCCGGTTACGGAGCGAATTTCGTCAAAACGATGCTGCGCCTTGGAAAAGAGAAGAAGGATCTTGGTGTGATTTTTGACCAGGTGGGTTCCCCCACCTATGCAAAAGATTTAGCAAAAACCATTCTTAGCATACTGCCAAACATCGAAAACGAGAAAGTGGAAATATATCACTATTCCAATGAAGGAGTAGTCAGCTGGTATGATTTCGCAAAAGAGATTATGCGGATGGCGAAACTCGATTGTACGATCAAGCCGATCGAAACGAAAGAGTATCCGACACCGGCTATGCGCCCTCACTATTCAGTGCTCAACAAATCAAAAATCAAAAAAGAGTTCGGTCTAACCATTCCCTACTGGAAAGACAGCCTGGACGAATGCTTGAAGACCATGGGAGAAAGAAAATAA
- the rfbB gene encoding dTDP-glucose 4,6-dehydratase — MFDNDNQTILITGGAGFIGSNFIPYFLDKYPEYNLVNLDLLTYAGNPENLKEVENHPRYKFIRGNICNRELVDFIFNEYDIRGVIHFAAESHVDNSIKNPGVFVETNVNGTYTLLDVTKNHWMEKPFTYKDDYQNCRFHHISTDEVYGTLGEDPNELFTEETPYAPNSPYSASKASSDMIVRSYVETFGMNCVITNCSNNYGPKQHDEKLIPTIIRNALQGNPIPIYGDGKNIRDWLYVLDHCKGIDLVYHNGKKGETYNIGGRNERTNLEIVNRICKILDEKVPRKNGESYKKLVTFVEDRAGHDRRYAIDATKIESELSWKADENFESGIIKTVDWYLKKYGVTK; from the coding sequence ATGTTCGACAACGACAATCAGACCATTTTGATAACGGGGGGAGCCGGATTCATAGGCAGTAACTTTATTCCATATTTTCTGGATAAATATCCCGAATACAATCTAGTCAATCTCGACCTTCTTACCTATGCAGGCAATCCTGAAAATCTCAAAGAGGTCGAAAACCACCCACGCTATAAATTTATAAGAGGAAATATTTGTAATCGTGAACTCGTAGATTTCATCTTCAACGAGTATGATATTCGAGGCGTGATCCATTTTGCGGCTGAATCCCACGTCGACAATAGTATCAAAAACCCCGGTGTGTTTGTCGAGACCAATGTCAACGGAACTTATACACTCCTCGACGTAACCAAAAACCATTGGATGGAAAAACCGTTCACATACAAAGATGATTACCAAAATTGCCGTTTCCATCATATCTCGACCGACGAGGTTTATGGAACACTTGGCGAAGATCCAAATGAGCTCTTTACCGAAGAGACACCCTACGCTCCGAATTCCCCCTACTCGGCATCCAAGGCATCGAGCGACATGATCGTCAGGTCCTATGTAGAAACATTCGGGATGAACTGCGTCATCACCAACTGCTCAAACAACTACGGCCCTAAACAGCATGACGAAAAACTGATTCCTACCATTATAAGAAATGCCCTTCAGGGTAATCCAATCCCCATATACGGTGATGGGAAAAACATCCGAGACTGGCTCTATGTCCTCGATCACTGTAAAGGAATAGATCTTGTGTACCATAACGGTAAAAAGGGCGAAACCTATAATATCGGGGGAAGAAACGAAAGGACCAATCTGGAAATCGTCAATAGGATTTGTAAGATACTGGACGAAAAAGTTCCTCGAAAAAATGGCGAAAGTTATAAGAAGTTGGTTACATTCGTTGAAGACAGAGCTGGCCACGACAGACGCTATGCCATCGATGCAACGAAGATCGAAAGTGAACTTAGTTGGAAAGCGGATGAGAATTTCGAGTCCGGCATAATAAAAACAGTGGACTGGTATTTGAAGAAATATGGAGTTACTAAATAA
- the rfbX gene encoding oligosaccharide flippase family protein, producing MFSRIKNIVNTEDKKRLLSNFLSLSLLQAFTYILPLLTLPYLVRVLGADKFGLVMFAQSFIMFFSILVDYGFNLSATREIAIHRDNKEKITEIFSSVMQIKFILIVVSFIILSIIVFTFEKFSNDWKLYYLTFLFVIGQAFFPIWYFQGMERMKYITIVNVFSKLLFTIFIFVFIRNKNDYILVPVLNSLGFILGGIISLWMIYKYFNLTFKIQSFQTMMVYFKDSSQFFLSRVSLSIYTSANTFVLGLFTNTTLVGYYSIAEKLYQAMSGIYHPIINTIYPYLSKTKNIFFYNKLFIIISIINTIGVIFIYLFSNDIIDIIFKIKSMEVNTVLLIFVTSSILHVPAILLGYPLLAAFGYPKYANLTVIQSSIIHLIGLGILTILKMITIYNVAYMVLITETTVFLTRIYYAKKFNLIFKRSK from the coding sequence TTGTTTAGTCGTATAAAAAATATAGTCAATACTGAAGATAAAAAAAGACTTTTATCAAATTTTCTTTCATTATCTTTATTGCAAGCATTTACATATATATTACCTCTTCTTACGTTACCTTACCTAGTAAGAGTTTTGGGAGCAGATAAGTTTGGTTTAGTTATGTTTGCACAATCATTTATCATGTTTTTTTCTATTTTGGTAGATTATGGATTTAATTTATCAGCCACGAGAGAGATAGCAATTCATAGAGATAATAAAGAAAAAATCACAGAGATATTTAGTAGTGTCATGCAAATAAAGTTTATTCTTATAGTAGTGTCATTTATTATACTCTCTATTATAGTCTTTACTTTTGAAAAATTTTCGAATGATTGGAAGCTTTACTATTTGACATTTCTTTTTGTCATAGGACAAGCATTTTTCCCAATATGGTATTTTCAAGGTATGGAGAGGATGAAATATATCACCATTGTCAATGTATTTTCAAAACTTTTATTTACCATATTTATATTTGTATTTATACGAAATAAAAATGATTACATACTTGTGCCTGTCTTAAATAGTTTAGGTTTTATCTTAGGTGGTATAATCTCTTTATGGATGATATATAAATATTTTAATCTAACATTTAAAATTCAAAGTTTTCAAACTATGATGGTGTACTTTAAAGATAGCTCCCAATTCTTTTTGTCAAGAGTGTCTCTATCTATTTATACATCAGCAAATACCTTTGTATTAGGATTATTTACAAATACCACATTAGTTGGTTACTATTCTATAGCAGAAAAGTTATACCAGGCTATGTCAGGAATATATCATCCAATTATAAACACTATTTATCCTTATTTATCAAAAACTAAAAATATATTTTTCTATAATAAATTATTTATAATAATTTCTATTATTAATACAATTGGTGTAATATTTATATATCTATTTTCAAATGATATAATAGATATAATTTTTAAAATTAAAAGTATGGAAGTCAATACCGTTTTATTGATTTTTGTAACATCGTCTATTTTACATGTACCAGCCATATTACTTGGTTATCCACTTTTGGCAGCATTTGGATATCCAAAATATGCAAATCTAACAGTTATCCAAAGTTCTATTATACATTTGATAGGATTAGGCATATTAACCATATTGAAGATGATTACAATCTACAATGTTGCGTATATGGTTTTAATTACTGAAACTACAGTTTTTTTAACCAGAATTTATTATGCAAAAAAATTTAATCTAATATTTAAAAGGAGTAAATAG
- the aepX gene encoding phosphoenolpyruvate mutase, which yields MNKKVYVGMSADLIHPGHMNIIKEASKLGEVIIGLLTDEAIASYKRLPYMNYEQRKEVLENIKGVSKVIPQETLDYRYNLRKIKPDYVVHGTDWREGVQAKVREQVIETLKEWGGELVEPEYTKGISSTKLNQSLKEIGTTPDIRRARLRRLIKAKDTIRIMEVHNALSGLIVENIKVNNIEFDGMWSSSLTDSTAKGKPDIEAVDITSRISTVNEIFEVTTKPMIFDADTGGIAEHFVFTVRNLERIGVSAVIIEDKTGLKKNSLFGNEVTQTQDSIENFCHKINMGKRAQITDDFMIIARIESLILEKGMDDAITRAKAYVEAGADGIMIHSRQKEPTEILEFCKIFRKEYNDIPIAVVPTSYNQITATELSEAGVNIVIYANHMLRAAYPGMINVAKSILEHDRSLEAEKDLLSIKEILELIPGTK from the coding sequence GTGAACAAAAAAGTTTATGTAGGAATGAGTGCAGATCTAATTCATCCGGGGCATATGAATATAATAAAAGAAGCATCAAAGTTAGGAGAAGTAATAATAGGTCTTTTAACTGATGAGGCTATAGCAAGCTATAAAAGACTTCCTTATATGAATTATGAACAAAGAAAAGAAGTTTTAGAAAACATAAAAGGAGTTTCAAAAGTTATTCCGCAAGAGACTTTAGATTATAGATATAATTTAAGAAAAATAAAACCAGACTATGTGGTTCATGGAACAGATTGGAGAGAAGGAGTTCAGGCAAAGGTAAGAGAACAAGTCATAGAGACTTTAAAAGAATGGGGAGGTGAATTAGTTGAACCAGAATATACTAAAGGAATTTCATCTACAAAATTGAATCAATCTTTAAAAGAAATTGGTACTACTCCTGATATACGAAGGGCAAGACTTAGAAGATTAATAAAAGCAAAAGACACAATAAGGATTATGGAAGTTCATAATGCTTTAAGTGGATTGATTGTTGAAAATATAAAAGTTAACAATATTGAATTTGATGGAATGTGGAGTAGTAGTTTAACAGATTCAACTGCAAAAGGTAAACCTGATATAGAAGCTGTTGATATTACAAGTAGAATAAGTACAGTAAATGAAATATTTGAAGTTACAACAAAACCTATGATTTTTGATGCCGACACTGGAGGAATTGCCGAACATTTTGTTTTTACAGTAAGAAATCTTGAAAGGATTGGTGTGAGCGCTGTTATAATTGAAGATAAGACAGGTTTAAAAAAGAATTCTCTTTTTGGTAATGAAGTTACACAAACTCAAGATAGTATAGAAAATTTTTGTCATAAAATTAATATGGGGAAAAGAGCACAAATTACAGATGATTTTATGATAATTGCAAGAATTGAAAGTTTAATTTTGGAAAAAGGTATGGATGATGCTATTACTCGTGCAAAAGCTTATGTTGAAGCTGGTGCAGATGGGATAATGATACATTCAAGACAAAAAGAACCTACTGAAATTTTAGAATTTTGTAAAATTTTTAGAAAAGAATATAATGATATTCCTATTGCTGTTGTGCCAACATCTTATAATCAAATTACAGCTACAGAATTAAGCGAAGCGGGAGTCAACATAGTTATTTATGCAAACCATATGCTAAGAGCAGCATATCCAGGCATGATTAATGTAGCTAAATCTATTTTAGAACATGATAGAAGTTTAGAAGCGGAAAAAGATTTGCTTTCAATAAAAGAAATTTTAGAGCTTATACCGGGTACGAAATAA
- a CDS encoding thiamine pyrophosphate-dependent enzyme — protein sequence MVDTKKFVNSLIENGYTHICAVPCSFAKNLINEIINNENIEYIPSASEAIAVSIAAGLRMSGKKPIVVVQSSGLTNMGSCITSMLLPYGITFPIITSWRTYKEGDSEVQHKHLATALPKLIETYGYKYQILEQNNLDTMISQINNSNNDFLINILKKDTFSNIELYEEYKLKLDYIPRSVFLKTLNKKYKNSNTIFIGTTGNTAREMYTFMPDTKNFYMVGNMGGALSVGVGMAKAGKKVIVLGGDAEFVMHMGGLTTAGRYKNLDLNYILFDNESNKSTGGQATYQNHINYIGIAKNCGFHVYEKIIYNSSDMINSIRDNGLNFLHVKCGYDKVTPRPPVEAVAINKV from the coding sequence ATGGTAGATACTAAAAAATTTGTCAATTCTTTGATAGAGAATGGCTATACTCATATTTGTGCTGTGCCTTGTAGTTTCGCTAAAAATTTAATAAATGAAATTATTAATAATGAAAATATTGAATATATTCCAAGTGCTTCAGAAGCTATTGCAGTAAGTATAGCTGCTGGACTTAGAATGTCTGGAAAGAAGCCTATAGTTGTTGTACAAAGTTCAGGTTTGACAAATATGGGAAGCTGTATTACAAGTATGTTATTGCCTTATGGTATAACTTTTCCAATTATTACAAGTTGGAGAACATATAAAGAAGGTGATAGTGAGGTACAACACAAACACTTGGCTACTGCACTTCCAAAATTAATAGAAACATATGGATATAAATATCAAATTCTAGAACAGAATAATTTAGATACAATGATTTCTCAAATAAATAATTCAAATAATGATTTTTTGATTAATATTTTAAAAAAAGATACATTTTCAAATATTGAATTATATGAGGAGTATAAATTAAAATTAGATTATATTCCAAGAAGTGTATTTTTGAAAACTTTAAATAAAAAGTATAAAAATAGCAATACAATATTTATAGGAACAACAGGAAATACTGCAAGAGAGATGTATACTTTTATGCCAGATACAAAAAATTTTTATATGGTAGGCAATATGGGAGGTGCATTATCTGTTGGAGTTGGCATGGCAAAAGCAGGTAAAAAAGTGATAGTTCTTGGTGGGGATGCAGAATTTGTAATGCACATGGGAGGACTTACAACTGCTGGAAGATACAAAAATTTAGATTTAAATTATATACTTTTTGATAATGAATCAAATAAATCAACAGGTGGACAAGCAACATATCAAAATCATATCAACTATATTGGTATAGCTAAAAATTGTGGATTTCATGTTTATGAAAAAATTATTTATAATTCATCTGATATGATAAATTCAATTAGGGATAATGGATTGAATTTCTTACATGTAAAATGTGGATATGATAAAGTCACTCCAAGACCGCCTGTAGAAGCAGTTGCTATAAACAAGGTATAA
- a CDS encoding phosphonoacetaldehyde reductase has protein sequence MTKINYYMPVKIIYKVKALVDIKKHIDDKTVLLVTSAGHIKRGLLNKLKNVNITHVIDNIDTHPEFKNLESIYESILDIDFDIILAIGGGSVIDSAKYLSVYNNNKDKTFVTKLIKNQINTDYFIKPFISVPTTAGTGSEITPWATIWDMEEKKKYSLYLPELFSKIAIYDPSLTLSVPKDVTIQTGLDTLSHALESIWNKNANEITINYAIKSAKLIVDNLPLLLENLNNLEYRDNIMKACMYAGLAFSNTQTAVAHAMSYYMTAHKNIPHGIACSFTLPMLIDNIIGKYDFIDEALIKIFGECSSKPLREMLKVLNISTVFSDYGIYDEELELLKSSLDKIQRAENSLVAI, from the coding sequence ATGACAAAAATTAATTATTATATGCCTGTAAAAATCATATATAAAGTAAAAGCCTTAGTTGATATTAAAAAGCATATAGACGATAAAACAGTTTTATTGGTGACATCAGCCGGGCATATAAAACGAGGTTTATTGAATAAACTTAAAAATGTAAATATAACACATGTAATAGATAATATCGATACTCATCCTGAATTTAAAAATTTAGAATCCATCTATGAATCTATATTAGACATAGATTTTGATATCATACTGGCTATTGGTGGTGGAAGTGTAATTGATAGTGCTAAATATCTTTCAGTTTATAATAATAATAAAGATAAAACCTTTGTAACAAAATTGATAAAAAACCAAATTAATACTGACTATTTCATAAAACCTTTTATTTCTGTACCGACCACAGCAGGAACAGGAAGTGAAATAACACCTTGGGCTACTATTTGGGATATGGAAGAAAAGAAAAAATATTCTCTATATTTACCAGAGCTTTTTAGTAAAATAGCTATTTATGATCCTTCTTTAACTTTATCAGTTCCAAAAGATGTAACTATTCAAACAGGACTTGATACATTGTCACATGCACTAGAATCCATTTGGAATAAAAATGCGAATGAAATAACCATCAATTACGCTATAAAATCCGCAAAATTGATAGTAGATAATTTACCATTACTTTTAGAAAATTTAAATAATTTAGAATATAGAGATAATATTATGAAAGCATGTATGTATGCAGGATTGGCCTTTTCTAATACACAGACGGCTGTCGCTCATGCCATGAGTTATTATATGACTGCACATAAAAATATACCTCATGGAATAGCTTGTAGTTTTACACTACCTATGCTGATTGATAATATAATAGGTAAATATGATTTTATTGACGAAGCATTAATCAAAATATTTGGAGAATGCAGTTCTAAACCACTAAGAGAAATGTTAAAAGTTCTAAATATATCTACAGTATTTAGTGACTATGGTATTTATGACGAAGAGTTGGAACTTTTAAAATCTTCTTTGGATAAAATTCAAAGAGCTGAAAACAGTTTGGTAGCAATATGA
- a CDS encoding CDP-glycerol--poly(glycerophosphate) glycerophosphotransferase, translating to MIKKIFIYFMNLPLYYFMFLIPPKRNLWVFGAWYGEKYFDNPRFLFEYVQKNNPQVNVVWITKDKAICNNKTILYKYSLKAIMTSIIAEVYLISHSTLTDLYPFINNKTRKVVQLWHGIPIKKIGKDDNRYNHQNIKNKIKFFIFPFLIEKYSLIISSSESDRINMASAFDAALSQVKLTGYPRNDVFYNNHYEVKEFKILYAPTLRDKVDDEVNLFDDFGFDSNIVLQFLEENNIYLDIKMHPANKIDKKFKSSVKSKHIRFLESKMEINEILQDYSIIISDYSGLYIDYLLTDRPIIFAPFDYKKYITKDRELYYKYDDVTPGPKCRNWNEVLEWIIKFKENPELYKEKRKEVKDRFHKYQDGNSCERVYREILKLVN from the coding sequence ATGATAAAAAAGATTTTTATATATTTTATGAATTTGCCTCTATATTATTTTATGTTTTTAATTCCTCCTAAAAGAAATCTATGGGTTTTTGGTGCATGGTATGGTGAAAAATATTTTGACAATCCCAGATTTCTTTTTGAATATGTTCAAAAAAATAATCCACAAGTTAATGTGGTTTGGATAACAAAAGATAAAGCGATATGCAATAATAAAACTATCTTATACAAATATTCATTAAAAGCAATCATGACTTCTATTATTGCAGAAGTCTATTTAATATCACACTCTACTTTAACTGATTTATACCCGTTCATAAATAATAAAACGAGAAAAGTAGTCCAATTATGGCATGGGATTCCAATAAAAAAAATAGGTAAAGATGACAATAGGTATAATCATCAAAATATAAAAAACAAAATTAAATTTTTTATATTTCCTTTTTTGATTGAAAAATATTCACTTATCATTTCTTCTTCTGAAAGTGATCGAATTAATATGGCTTCAGCATTTGATGCTGCTTTAAGTCAAGTAAAATTAACAGGGTATCCGAGGAATGACGTATTTTATAATAATCATTATGAAGTTAAAGAGTTCAAAATACTTTACGCTCCTACTTTAAGGGATAAGGTGGATGATGAAGTGAATTTGTTCGATGATTTTGGTTTTGATAGTAATATAGTTCTACAATTCTTAGAAGAGAATAATATTTATTTAGATATAAAAATGCATCCAGCAAATAAAATAGATAAAAAATTTAAGAGTTCTGTAAAATCAAAACATATCCGGTTCTTAGAATCCAAAATGGAAATAAATGAAATATTGCAAGATTACAGTATCATAATAAGTGACTATTCAGGATTATATATTGATTATTTACTAACTGATAGACCTATAATTTTTGCACCATTTGATTACAAAAAATATATTACCAAAGATAGAGAACTTTATTATAAATATGATGATGTAACTCCTGGACCCAAATGCCGTAATTGGAATGAAGTCTTAGAATGGATTATAAAATTTAAAGAAAATCCTGAGTTGTACAAAGAAAAAAGAAAAGAAGTAAAAGATAGATTTCATAAATATCAAGATGGCAATAGTTGTGAGAGAGTTTATAGAGAAATCTTAAAACTGGTGAATTAA